The DNA sequence CGATCCCGGCGTCGTCGCCACCGACCACCGGGCAGCCCAGGGCGTACGTGACGTCGTGGTCGGCGCGCAGGGCCTCGGCGACCGTCGGCACGTCGACGCCGAACGGGACGTCCGGGTGGTGGACGCCGACGTGCAGCGGGAACGAGTAGCAGCCGAGCATCGCGCCGGCCGCGTCCGCGCGCGGCCCGACGACCGCGACCTTGCGGCCGGGGGCCAAGGGGAGCGTGCCGTCGTTGTGCAGCAGCACGATCGAGCGTTCGGCCACTTCACGGGCCAGCGCGCGGGACTCGGCGTCGTCGAGGTCGATCTCTTCGGGCACCTCCGGCGCCCAGTCCGCGTCGAGCAGGCCCAGCTCGCACTTCTGCCGCAGCACGCGTTCGAGGGCCCGGTCGACGACGGCGGCATCGACCGAGCCCCCTTCCACCGCGGCGAGCAGCGGCTCGCCGTAGCAGTCCATGGTCGGCAGTTCGACGTCGATGCCCGCGGCCAGCGCCTGACCGGCGGCGTCACCGCGACCGCTCGCGACGCCGTGCAGCCGGTGCAGGAACGCCACGGAGAAGTAGTCGGCGACGACGGTGCCGGTGAACCCGTAGGTGCCGCGCAGCAGGTCCGTCAGCAACGTCGCGTCGGCCGCGGCCGGGACACCGTCGATGTCGTTGTAGGCGTTCATCACCGACCGCGCGCCCGCGCGCAGGGCCAGCTCGAACGGCGGGAGCAGGACGTCCGCGATCTCGCGCGGGCCCGCCGACATCGGCGCGAGGTTGCGGCCCGCGCGTGATGCCGAGTAGCCGACGAAGTGCTTCAGCGTGGCGATGATGCCCGCCGACTCCAGGCCGGCGACGTAGGCGGCGCCGATGGTGCCGACCAGGTACGGGTCCTCGCCGATGGTCTCCTCGACGCGGCCCCACCGCAGGTCGCGGGCGACGTCGAGGACCGGCGCGAGCCCCTGGTGCACGCCCAGGCGGCGCATGGTGATCCCGATCCGTTCGCCCATGCGGCGCACCAGGTCCGGGTCGAAGCTCGCGCCCCAGGACAGCGGCGCCGGGTAGACCGTGGCCTGCCACGCCGCGAGCCCGGTCAGGCACTCCTCGTGCACCACCGCGGGAATCCCGAACCGGCTGCTCGTGGTGATCTGCCGCTGGGTGCGCGCGAGGCTGCGGGCGCCGATCGCCGGGTCGACCGGGCGGGTGCCGAACGCCCTGGTCAGCTGGCCGATCCCGTGCCGGGCCAGGTCGTCGAGGTCGATCTCGGCGTCGACGAAGTCGTGCTGGTGCGGGGCCATCTCGCCGCCGGCGTCGATGCCGACCCAGACGCCGTAGAGCTGGGCGATCTTCTCCCGCGGTGTCATCCGCGCCATCAGGGCGCGGACGCGCTCGGCCGGGTCGGCTTCGGGATCACGCCACGGCTCCGGAGAACCGGTGGCCTTGGGGGCCTCTGGGGCCTCGGTCGGCTGCGTGGTCAAAGCTGTCCGCCCTTCGTAGGGGAGAGGATCAGGAGAGGGCGCGGGTCGAGTGCCGCACCACCAGGCCGGTGTCCAGGGTGAGGTGGGTGCGCTCGACGGCGTCGCCGTTGATCAGCGCGATGAGCATGCTGATCGCGCGGTGGCCCATCTCGCGGATCGGCTGGTCCACTGTGGTCAGTGGCGGGCTGCAGAGGGCCGACTCGGGCACGTTGTCGAAGCCCACCACTGACAGGTCGTCGGGCACCGAAAGCCCCAGTTCGCGGGCCGCGCCGACGGTCGCGATGGCCGAGATGTCGTTCGCGGCGAACACCGCGGTCGGCCGGTCGGACCCGGTCAGCAGCTCGTGCGCCGAGGCCGCGGAGATCTCCGGATCGTAGGCGCCGTCCCGGATCAGGGCCTCGTCCACCGCGACGCCGGCCGCGTGGAGCGCCCGCAGGTAGCCGGTCTTGCGCAGCTCGGCGGACTGCAGGTCGGGCCGGCCGGCGAGGAAGCCGATCCGCCGGTGGCCGAGTTCGAGGAGGTGCTCGGTGGCCAGCTGCGCGCCCCGCAGGTTGTCGGAGTCGATGGTCGGCAGGTGCGACGGCCCGGTGTGCGGGTCGACCGCGACCACCGGGGTGCCGGGCACGGCCTCCAGCGAGACGGCGGGCGTGACCAGCACGGCGCCGTCGACGAGGGTGCCGCTCAACCGGGACAGGTAGCGCTTCTCCCAGCCCTTCGGGTCACCGGTGCGCCCGCCCGCGGAGTAGACGACGAGTTCGAAGCCACTGCCGCGGATCGCGTCGGCGGCCCCCTTGAGCAGCTCCGTGGAGAACGGTTCCAGGTCGGCGACCAGGATGCCGATCACGTTGGTCCGGTGGTTGCGCAGGCTCTGGGCGACGAGGCTCGCCTCGTAACCGAGCTCTTCGATCACGGCCCGGACCTTCGCGAGCGTTGCGGCGGAGACGCCGTAGCGGTCGTTGATGACTTTGGAAACCGTGGCCACCGAGACGCCGGCGTGGGCCGCGACGTCACGGATGGTCACCCTGGAACTGGGCTGCATCGCCTCAGACTAGCCATGTAAAACGTTATCGACAACGATTGACATCCGTTTTTCGCTGGCGCAGACTCTTCGCCAACCCGGGCGTTGTCACGCCCCGTCCAACTCGGCCGAAGTCGTCAGGAGTGGACCCAAAATGTTTGCGAAACGCAGAATCCCCGTAGTCGCCGCGCTCGCGGCCGTCGTGCCGCTCGCCCTCGCGGCGTGCAGCGGGGGGAGTGACACGCCCGCGCAGCCGAGCGGCCCGGTCACCCTCACGTGGTGGCACAACGGCACCACCGACCCGATCAAGGCGATCTGGGAGAAGGTGGTCACCGACTACCACCAGGCGCACCCGGACGTCACGATCAAGGCCCAGCCGCTGCAGAACGAGGACTTCCCCACCAAGGTGCCCCTCGCCCTGCAGGGAGCCGAGCCGCCGGACGTCTACCAGTCCTGGGGCGCCGGCGACCTGGCTTCGCAGATCACCTCGGGCAAGGTCGCCGACATCACCGACGTCACGAAGTCGTGGATCTCCGCGACCACCGGCAAGTTCGGTGAAAACTGGCAGGTCGACGGCAAGCAGTACGGCGTGCCGTTCGAGCAGCACTTCGTCGGTTTCTGGTACCGCAAGGACCTGTTCGCCGACGCCGGGATCACCGCGCCGCCGAAGACCATCGACGACCTGAACTCCGCTGTCACCAAGCTCAAGGCCAAGGGCGTCGCACCGATCTCGGTCGGTGGCAAGGACCGCTGGCCGGACGCCTTCTACTTCAACTACTTCGCCGTCCGCGAATGCTCGGTCGACGTGCTCAAGCAGTCGGTGAAGGCGATCAAGCTCGAGGACCCGTGCTGGACGAAGGCGGGGCAGGACCTCAAGAACTTCCTGGCCACGCAGCCGTTCCAGACCGGGTTCGCCGGCACCGCCGCCCAGCAGGGCGCGGGCAGCTCGGCCGGCCTGGTCGCCAACGGCAAGGCGGCGATGGAGCTGCAGGGCGACTGGGAGCCCGGCACGATGTCGGCGCTGACCGAGGACAAGCAGCTGGACTCGAAGGTCGGCTGGTTCCCGTTCCCGTCCGTGCCCGGCGGCGCGGGCGACCCCGCGGCCGTGCTCGGCGGCGGTGACGGTTTCGCCTGCACCACCCGCGCGTCGAAGGCGTGCGCGGACTTCCTGCAGTACCTGGGCAGCGAGCCGGTGCAGACGCAGCTCGCCGCGCAGGGCGCCGGCTTGCCCGTCAACACCGTGGCCGCCAAGGCGCTGAAGACCGACACCCTGAAGGCCGTCTACGACTACGGCACGAAGTCGCCGTACCTGCAGATGTACTTCGACCGGGCGTTCCCGACGGCGGTCGGCGCCGCGCTGAACGACGCCGTGGCCAACATGTTCGCCGGCCAGGGCACCCCCGAAGGCATCGTGGCGGCCGTCAACCAGGCCGCGGCAGGCAACAAGTGACCACGACCACCAGTCCGGTGCGGGCGGCGCGACCGCCCGCACCGGCGGTGCCGGTCCGGAAGCGGCGCTCGAGCCTGCGCAAGCGGCTCGAGCTGGCGCTGCTGCTCGGCCCGGCGCTGCTGCTGTTCGCCGGGTTCGTCCTGGTGCCGATCGGGATCGCGGCGTTCTACAGCCTGTTCAACTGGAACGGCTTCGGCGCGCTCGACGACTTCGTGGGCCTCGACAACTACGTCGACGCCTTCGGCGGCGATGTGTTCCAGAGCGCGATCGTGCACAACCTGATCATCGCCGGGCTGTCGATCGTGGTGCAGCTGCCGCTGTCGATCGGCCTGGCGCTGCTGCTCAACCGGAAGCTGCGCGGCCGGGCAGTGCTGCGGTCCCTGGTGTTCGCGCCGTACGTCCTGTCCGAGGCGATCACCGCGGTGATCTGGGTGCTCATGCTGCAGCCGAGCGGGTTCGCCGACCAGGTGCTCCAAGGCGCCGGGCTCGGCGGCCTGGTCCGGCAGTGGCTGGCCGACCCGGGCATCGTGCTCTACACGCTGTTCGCGGTGATCACCTGGAAGTTCATCGGCTTCGGCATCATCCTGCTGCTGGCCGGGCTGCAGGGGGTGCCGGCCGAGCTGCGCGAGGCCGCCGCGCTCGACGGCGCGTCGGCGTGGCAGACCACCCGCCACGTCGTGCTGCCGCTGCTCGGGCCGACCATCCGGATCTGGATCTTCCTGTCGGTGATCGGCTCGCTGCAGCTGTTCGACATCGTGTGGATCATGACGCTCGGCGGGCCCGCGAACGCGTCGGCGACGATGGCGACCTACCTGGTCGACCACGGCTTCAAGCGCTACGAGTTCGGGTTCGGCTCCGCCGTCGCGGTGATCCTCTTCGTCATCTGCTTCGTGTTCGCCCTGCTGTACCAGCGATTCGCGCTGCGCCGGGACACCCAGGGCGCCCTGACCAGGATGGTGGGCTGATGCGCTCGCGCCGGTTCGGCCTGTCGATGGGGTATCTCGCGGCGATCGTCGTGGTCGGCGTGACTCTTGTGCCGCTGCTGTTCGTGGTGCTCGGCGGGTTCCGCAGCAACGCGCAGATCAACTCCGACCCGGCGGGGCTGCCCGGGCCGTGGATCACCGAGAACTACGCCTCGGTCCTCGGCTCGAGCGCGTTCTGGACGTTCCTCGGCAACAGCGCGCTGATCGCCGTGATCGCGACCGCCGTGGCCGTCGGCCTGGGCTCGATGGCCGGGTTCGCGCTGTCGCGGTACCAGTTCAAGGGCCGGGAAGCGCTGTACACGCTGTTCACACTCGGCCTGCTGTTCCCGCTCACCGTGGCGACGCTGCCGCTGTACCTGTGGCTGCGCCAGCTCGGGATGCTGGAGAGCTTCTGGGGCGTCGCGATCCCCGAGGCGGCGTTCTCGCTGCCCGTGACGATCGTGATCCTCCGCCCGTTCATGCACGCCATCCCCGGCGAGCTGGAGGACGCCGCGGTGCTCGACGGCGCGAGCCGGCTGGGGTTCTTCTGGCGGATCCTGCTGCCGCTGTCGGCGCCCGCGCTGACGACGGTCGGCGTGCTCGCCTTCGTCACCAGCTGGAACGCTTACCTGCTGCCCCTGCTGGTGTTCAACGACGCCGCGCACTTCACGCTCCCGCTCGGTGTCGCCACGTTCCAGTCCCAGTACTCCCAGGACACCGCCCGGGTGCTCGCGTTCACCGCGTTGTCGATGGTCCCCGCGCTCGCGTTCTTCGTGCTCGCCGAACGGCGCATCGTCGGCGGGCTGACCGGATCCGTGAAGGGCTGACACAGGAGGTCTCCCGTGACGTCCGAGGTACACCGCCGTGCCTTCCTCCAGCTGCTGGCCCTCGCCGGCGCCGGAACCGCCGTCCTGCCGGGAACCGCCGAAGCCGGCACGGGCTTTCCCCTGGTGACGCGGGGCAAAGCCGCGACCATCGTGGTGAGCGCCGGTGATCGGCCGGGGGTGCGCCGGGTCGTCGGCGACCTCGCGGCCGACGTCGAGCGCGTCACGGGCGTGCGGCCGGCCGTCTCGATCGACGTCGTCCCCGCGCACGGGCCGGTGGTACTCGTCGGGACGCTGGGCCACAGCCCGCTGGTCGACGACCTGGTCCGCGCGGGCCGGCTCGACGTCACCGGCGTCGCCGGGAAGTGGGAGACGTCGCTGAGCCAGGTCGTCGACGGGACGCTGGTGCTCACCGGCAGCGACCAGCGTGGCGTGATCTACGGCGTCTACGAGATCTCGCGGCGCATCGGCGTCTCGCCGTGGTACTGGTGGGCCGACGTCCCGCCGCGGCGCAGCGCGGAGCTGCACCTGCCGGGGGAGCGGTTCAGCCTGGGCACCCCCCGCGTCAAGTACCGCGGGTTCTTCATCAACGACGAGAACCCGGCGCTCGGCACCTGGGCGCCGGCGTACTTCGGGCCCGGCAAGGCGCCGGGCTACCCGGGTGGCTTCACCCACGAGTTCTTCGCGAAGGTCTTCGAGACCCTGCTGCGGCTGCGCGCGAACTACCTGTGGCCCGCAGTCTGGGGACGCGCGTTCGCCGAGGACGACCCGCTCAACCACGCGACGGCCAAGGAGTACGGCGTCGTCATGGGCACCTCGCACGAGGCGCCGATGATGCGGGGGATCGAGGAGTGGAACCGGCACGCGGTCGCCGCGGTCCGCGACGCGGCGGGAAACATCGTCACGCCCGGCCACGACCCGTACGGCGGCACGGGGGAGTGGAGCTTCCGCCGCAACGGCGAGGCGATCAAGGCGTACTGGGCCGACGGCATCCGCCGGATGGCCCGCGAGGACTTCGAAGGCGTCGTCACGCTCGGCATGCGCGGCAACGGCGACGTCGGCCTGCCCGACGGCGACGGCATCGAGCTGATGCGCGAGATCCTCGCCACCGAACGGGAAATCCTCGCCCGAGAGCTGAGCACGGACGTCCCGCAGGTGTGGACGCTGTACAAGGAAGTCCAGCGCTACTGGGCGCAGGGGCTCCGCCCGGCCGACGACGTCATCGTCGTGTTCACCGACGACAACTGGGGCAACATCCGCAAGCACCCGGATCTCTCCTTGCCGCCGCACCCGGGCGGGTACGGGCTGTACTACCACTTCGACTACGTCGGCGGCGGCCGCAACTACAAGTGGGTCGACACCACCCTGATCGCCAACACCTGGGAGCAGCTGAACCAGGCCGTCTCCTACGGCAACGACCGGCTGTGGGTCGTCAACGTCGGGGACATGAAGGGCAACGAGCTGCCGCTGCAGTTCTTCCTCGACTACGCCTGGGATCCGTCGGCACTGCCCGTTTCGCGATTGTCCACATGGGAGCGAGAATTCGCTTCGGCGAACTTCGGCGCCGCACTGGCGTCGGACATCGCTTCGGTGCTGCACGACTACGGGCGGTTGCAGTCCCGCCGGAAGCCGGAGCTGCTGAACCGGAAGATCACGCTGCAGGCCGACGGCACGATCGGGTACGACGACCAGGCGACGCCGTTCAGCCTGGTCAACTACCGCGAGCTGGACACCGTCACCGACGAGTGGCAGGCGCTGGCCGCCCGCGCGTCGAAGATCTCCGCCCGGCTGCCGGCGGCCTGCCGCGACGCCTACTTCGAGCTCGTGCTGTACGAGGTCGAGGCGTCGGCGAACCTGTACGCGCTGCGGCGGGCCGAGTTCACGAACCTGTTGTACGCGGCGCAAGGCCGCGCCTCGGCCAACGGGCTCGCCGCCGTCGCCGAGGCCCGGTTCGCCGACGACCTCGCCTTGGCTGCGAAGTACAACACGGGCGTCGCGGGCGGCAAGTGGAACGGATTCCAGACCCAGCCGCACATCGACTACGGCGACGTCGCCCGCTACGGCCCGAACGCACCGTGGCAGCAGCCGGAGAAGGACAACGTCGCGCTGCCGGACGTCCTCTTCCCGGCGGTGCGGCGGGTTCCGGTTCCCTCCGGTGCCGAAATGGGGGTCGCCGTCGACGGCTCGGAGCAGTGGTGGCCCGCGGCGGCGGGACGTCCGGTGCTGCCGGAGTTCAGCCCGTTCCAGAGCACCCCGGCGCAGTACGTCGACGTGTTCAACCGCGGGCGGACGCCGTTCCGCTGCACGGTGACGGCGGGCGCGCCGTGGGTGCGGGTCGAGCCGCGCGGCGGCCGGGTGGACGAGGAGCTGCGGATGACGGTGCGGATCGACTGGGCGCGGGCACCGAAGGGCACCACGACCGTGCCGATCACGGTGTCGGGTGCGGGCCGTTCGGTCGTCGTGGACGCGGTGGTGCGTTCGGCCGACCTGCCGTTGTCGTGGCGGCACGGGTTCGTCGAGGCCGGCGGGCACGTTTCGATGGAAGCCGACCACGGCGACGCGATCGCGGCGGCCGGCGTGTCGTGGCGGCGGATCCCGGACCTCGGCCGGACGGGCGCCGGCATGACGCCGTTCCCGGTGACGGCGGCGAGCCGGGAGGTGGGGGCGGGCCCGCGGCTGGAGTACCGGATGACGCTGGTCACGGCCGGGCCGGTGACGGTGTGGGCGTACCTTTCGCCGCGCGGCAACGTGCTGCAGGGTGCCGGACTGCGGTACGCGGTCTCGGTGGACGACGCGGTTCCGCAGGTCGTCAACATCACCAAGGCGACCGGCGCGGACGACACGACCATGAACCGGCAGTGGGAACGGACGACGTCGGACAACGTGAACCTGACCTCGACGCGGCACGTGGTCGCCGCGCCGGGGCCGCACGTGCTGAAGATCTGGATGATCGACCCGGCGGTGGTGGTGCAGAAGCTGGTGGTCGACACGGGCGGGTTGCGGCCGAGCTACCTGGGGCCGCCGGAGAGCAAACGGCTGGGAAAGCCGTGAGCAGGGAACGGCGTTCTCACTGCGTTTGTCACTCGCGGCTGGCGGGCGCGGTGCTGTGGCGCACGACCAGGCTGGTCGCCAGCTCCAGCCGCCGGGCGTCCGGCGTCAACCCCCGGGCCAGCGCGATCGCCAGCCGGGCCCCGGCCGCCGCCATCTCCTGCAACGGCTGGCGGATCGTCGTCAGCTCCGGCGTCAGCCAGCGGGCCACCGGCAGGTCGTCGAAACCGACCACGCTCAAGTCGGCCGGGATGCGCAACCCGGCGTCGCGGGCGGCCTCGTACACGCCCAGTGCCTGCAGGTCGCTGCCGGCGAACACCGCCGTCGGGCGGTCGGGGAGGGTGAGCAGTGATGCCAGCTCGCGGTAGCCCGAGCGGACGTGGAAGTCGCCCTTGCGGACCAGGGCCGGGTCGAAGGCCAGCCCCGCCGTCTCCAGGGCCGTGCGGTAGCCGTCGATGCGGGCCCGGCTGCACAGCACGCCGTCCGGGCCGCCGATCATCGCGATCCGCCGGTGGCCCAGCTCCACCAGGTGCCGGGTGGCCGTCAGCCCGCCCTGCCAGTTCGTGGCCCCGATCGAGGGCGTCTCCGGGCCGGGCGCGCCGGCCGGGTCGACGATCACCAGCGGGATGTCCCGCGCGCGCAGTTTCGCCAGCTGCCCGCCGGTGAAGTCGGAACACACCGAAACGATGCCGACCGGGCGCCGGGCGAGCACGCTTTCCAGCCAGCTCTGTCCCGGGGTGTGCCGGCCCGACGATTCCGCCAGTACGACCGCCATTCCGTTTTCGCGGGCGACGTGCTCGACCCCGCGGATGATTTCGAGCGCCCACGTGCTTTCGAGTTCGTGGAACATCAGTTCCAGCAGCCGGGAACGGCGGGACCGTTCGTCGGCGCGACGCCGGTAGCCGTATTTCCCGATGACGGCTTCGACGCGGGCGCGCGTGCTTTCGGCGACGTCCGGACGCCCGTTCAGCACCTTCGAAACGGTCGGCACGGAAACGCCGGTCTCGGCGGCGATCCGGGCGATGGTGACCCGCGTCGCTGCGGGTTCGAGATCGTCGGATTTTACTGGCATGAAGCGGATTCTAGGTCATCCGACCCGGAATTGACACGCTTCGAAACTTTCGATCATTGCTCCGACAGGTACCTTGACCGCCGTCGGCGGCGGCTTCTATCGTCGAAAACCGGCCCTATTTCCCCGAGGAGTCACGAGATGGTGCACGCAATTCCGGTCAAACGCGCGCTGGTCGCGATGGTGGCGCTCGCGGGCGTCGCCGTCTGGCAGGCGCCGGCGGCTTCCGCGTCGGTTCCGCTGAAGGACATCACGCACCGCTACGTCGGTAGTGCGGTGGCCGCGTCGTATCTCGCTTCGGAGCCCGATTACCGCGCGGTGCTCACCCGGGAATTCGACAACGTGACCCCGGAGAACGAGATGAAATGGGGCACGGTCGAGGCGGTGCGCGGGCAGTACGACTGGTCCGGCGCGGACGCGATCGTGCAGTACGCGCGAGCACACCACAAGACCGTCCGCGGCCACACGCTCGTGTGGCACTCGCAGCTCCCGGACTGGGTCGCGGCCCTGCCCGCCGACGAGCTGCGCCGCGTGCTGCGCGACCACGTCACGACGGAAGTGAAGCGGTACAAGGGAAAGATCCGCGCCTGGGACGTCGTCAACGAGATCTTCAACGAAGACGGGACACGCCGGGACACGGTGTTCCGGCAGAAGCTCGGGGACGGCTTCGTCGCGGACGTCTTCCGCTGGGCGCACGCGGCCGACCCGGCGGCGACGCTCTACATCAACGACTACAACATCGAGGGCCGCAACCCGAAGAGCGACGCCGTCTACGACCTCGTGAAGACGCTCCGGCGGCAGGGCGTCCCGATCGGCGGCGTCGGCGTCCAGGCGCACCTGTCGATCCAGTACGGCTTCCCGGACGGCTACCGTGCCAACCTCGCCCGCCTCACGGCGCTCGGGGTCGACGTCGCGGTCACGGAGGCGGACGTCCGCATCCCGACCCCGCCCGACGCGGCCAAACTGGACACGCAGGCGAGCTACTTCGGCCGGCTGTGGGACGGCTGCCAGGCGGTGCGCCGGTGCGTCGAGTTCACGACGTGGGGGTTCACCGACCGGCACTCGTGGGTCCCGGACGTCTTCCCGGGCGAGGGCGCGGCCTGCCTGTTCGACGCCGACCTGAAGCCCAAGCCGGCCTACACCCGCATCAACCCGTAACCACTGCTGTCCGCTGTCCGTGAAGGCCTCCTTGAGGGACTCAGAGTCCCTCAAGGAGGCTTTCACGGACTTGCGGGGAGCCCAAGGCGTCCCGCGCGCAGGCCGCTGGCGGAGAGCGCGGCCAGGATGCGGGGGACGGCGGCGACGGTCGACGCGTAGCCGCCGTCGTACATCAGGATGATCCCGCCCGGCTGGACCGCGGAAGCGGCCGCCGTGATCTCGTCGGCGGCCGCGCCCGCCCAGTCGCGGGTGTCGACGGTCCACAGGACCTCGGTGAGCCCGTGCCCGGCGATCGTGGCCGCCACGGCGGCGTCCGTGTCGCCGTAGGGCGGGCGGAACAGCGCGGGCCGGGTGCCGGTGATCCCGGCCAGCAGGTCCTGCGTCCGGGCCACCTCGAGCTCCCGGGCCGCGGGAGTGAGCGCGGGCAGCCTCGGGTGCGACCAGCTGTGGTTGCCGATCGGGTGTCCGGCCGCGGCGATCGCCCGGACCAGGTCCGGATGGGCGGCGGCGTGGGAGCCCTGCAGGAAGAACGTCGCCGGCGCGTCGCCCAGTGCGGCGAGCAGCGCCGGCGTCGTCTCCGGGTGGGGGCCGTCGTCGAAGGTCAGGGCAACCGGGTCCATCCGTCCACGGTCACCCCGCCCACGACGACGGGCAAGGAGTTTCGGCGGGGTTTCAGCGCGCCATGGCGGCGAGGCGCCTGGCCGTCGGCCAGCGGACCTGCCAGGCCCAGCCGAGCTTCTCGAACGCCCAGATCACCCGGGCGGAGATGTCGATCTGGCCGCGCTGGACGCCGTGGCGGGCCGACGTCGGGTCCGCGTGGTGGGAGTTGTGCCAGGACTCGCCCATCGACAGGATGGCCAGCGGCCAGAAGTTCGCCGAGCGGTCGCGGCTCGCGAACGGCCGTTCGCCGATCATGTGGCAGATCGAGTTCACCGACCACGTCACGTGGTGCTGGAACGAGATCCGGGCCAGCCCGGCCCACAGGAACGCGGTCAGCGCGCCCCACCACGACAGCGTGATCAGGCCGCCGAGCAGCGCCGGGAGCAGCAGGCTCGTGACCACCCACACGGGAAACAGGCGGTCGACGACGCGGATGTCGCGGTCGGCGGCCAGGTCGGGGGCGAACCGCTCGATGTTGGTCTTGTCGCGGCCGAAGAGCCAGCCCATGTGCGCGTGCCAGAAGCCGCGGGCCAGGGCGACCGGGGAGGTGCCGAACAGCCACGGCGAGTGCGGGTCGCCCTCGCGGTCGGAGAAGGCGTGGTGGCGGCGGTGGTCGGCGACCCAGGTGATCACCGGGCCCTGGGCGGCGAGGCCGCCGGCGATGGCGAGCGCGATGCGCAGCGCCCGCTTCGCCCGGA is a window from the Amycolatopsis sp. NBC_00355 genome containing:
- a CDS encoding beta-glucosidase → MTTQPTEAPEAPKATGSPEPWRDPEADPAERVRALMARMTPREKIAQLYGVWVGIDAGGEMAPHQHDFVDAEIDLDDLARHGIGQLTRAFGTRPVDPAIGARSLARTQRQITTSSRFGIPAVVHEECLTGLAAWQATVYPAPLSWGASFDPDLVRRMGERIGITMRRLGVHQGLAPVLDVARDLRWGRVEETIGEDPYLVGTIGAAYVAGLESAGIIATLKHFVGYSASRAGRNLAPMSAGPREIADVLLPPFELALRAGARSVMNAYNDIDGVPAAADATLLTDLLRGTYGFTGTVVADYFSVAFLHRLHGVASGRGDAAGQALAAGIDVELPTMDCYGEPLLAAVEGGSVDAAVVDRALERVLRQKCELGLLDADWAPEVPEEIDLDDAESRALAREVAERSIVLLHNDGTLPLAPGRKVAVVGPRADAAGAMLGCYSFPLHVGVHHPDVPFGVDVPTVAEALRADHDVTYALGCPVVGGDDAGIAEAVSAVAAADVCVAVLGDRAGLFGGGTSGEGCDAPDLRLPGRQEELLEALLATGKPVILILLSGRPYELSRQADRLAAIVCGFYPGEEGAPALASVLNGRIDPSGRLPVSFPAAGANQPSTYLAAPLGRRSEVSTVDPTPLFPFGHGLSYAPATWQDVSATGSLWPTDGTCRVRVTLRNDHDRPTSEVVQVYLHDPVAEVARPERQLIAARRVDLAPGEAKVLDIDLHADLTSYTGRAGRRLVEPGDVELRVGTSSERIVTTLHCTLSGPRREVGFDRVLAPEFSL
- a CDS encoding LacI family DNA-binding transcriptional regulator encodes the protein MQPSSRVTIRDVAAHAGVSVATVSKVINDRYGVSAATLAKVRAVIEELGYEASLVAQSLRNHRTNVIGILVADLEPFSTELLKGAADAIRGSGFELVVYSAGGRTGDPKGWEKRYLSRLSGTLVDGAVLVTPAVSLEAVPGTPVVAVDPHTGPSHLPTIDSDNLRGAQLATEHLLELGHRRIGFLAGRPDLQSAELRKTGYLRALHAAGVAVDEALIRDGAYDPEISAASAHELLTGSDRPTAVFAANDISAIATVGAARELGLSVPDDLSVVGFDNVPESALCSPPLTTVDQPIREMGHRAISMLIALINGDAVERTHLTLDTGLVVRHSTRALS
- a CDS encoding extracellular solute-binding protein; this translates as MFAKRRIPVVAALAAVVPLALAACSGGSDTPAQPSGPVTLTWWHNGTTDPIKAIWEKVVTDYHQAHPDVTIKAQPLQNEDFPTKVPLALQGAEPPDVYQSWGAGDLASQITSGKVADITDVTKSWISATTGKFGENWQVDGKQYGVPFEQHFVGFWYRKDLFADAGITAPPKTIDDLNSAVTKLKAKGVAPISVGGKDRWPDAFYFNYFAVRECSVDVLKQSVKAIKLEDPCWTKAGQDLKNFLATQPFQTGFAGTAAQQGAGSSAGLVANGKAAMELQGDWEPGTMSALTEDKQLDSKVGWFPFPSVPGGAGDPAAVLGGGDGFACTTRASKACADFLQYLGSEPVQTQLAAQGAGLPVNTVAAKALKTDTLKAVYDYGTKSPYLQMYFDRAFPTAVGAALNDAVANMFAGQGTPEGIVAAVNQAAAGNK
- a CDS encoding carbohydrate ABC transporter permease — encoded protein: MTTTTSPVRAARPPAPAVPVRKRRSSLRKRLELALLLGPALLLFAGFVLVPIGIAAFYSLFNWNGFGALDDFVGLDNYVDAFGGDVFQSAIVHNLIIAGLSIVVQLPLSIGLALLLNRKLRGRAVLRSLVFAPYVLSEAITAVIWVLMLQPSGFADQVLQGAGLGGLVRQWLADPGIVLYTLFAVITWKFIGFGIILLLAGLQGVPAELREAAALDGASAWQTTRHVVLPLLGPTIRIWIFLSVIGSLQLFDIVWIMTLGGPANASATMATYLVDHGFKRYEFGFGSAVAVILFVICFVFALLYQRFALRRDTQGALTRMVG
- a CDS encoding carbohydrate ABC transporter permease; the protein is MRSRRFGLSMGYLAAIVVVGVTLVPLLFVVLGGFRSNAQINSDPAGLPGPWITENYASVLGSSAFWTFLGNSALIAVIATAVAVGLGSMAGFALSRYQFKGREALYTLFTLGLLFPLTVATLPLYLWLRQLGMLESFWGVAIPEAAFSLPVTIVILRPFMHAIPGELEDAAVLDGASRLGFFWRILLPLSAPALTTVGVLAFVTSWNAYLLPLLVFNDAAHFTLPLGVATFQSQYSQDTARVLAFTALSMVPALAFFVLAERRIVGGLTGSVKG
- a CDS encoding glycosyl hydrolase 115 family protein — translated: MTSEVHRRAFLQLLALAGAGTAVLPGTAEAGTGFPLVTRGKAATIVVSAGDRPGVRRVVGDLAADVERVTGVRPAVSIDVVPAHGPVVLVGTLGHSPLVDDLVRAGRLDVTGVAGKWETSLSQVVDGTLVLTGSDQRGVIYGVYEISRRIGVSPWYWWADVPPRRSAELHLPGERFSLGTPRVKYRGFFINDENPALGTWAPAYFGPGKAPGYPGGFTHEFFAKVFETLLRLRANYLWPAVWGRAFAEDDPLNHATAKEYGVVMGTSHEAPMMRGIEEWNRHAVAAVRDAAGNIVTPGHDPYGGTGEWSFRRNGEAIKAYWADGIRRMAREDFEGVVTLGMRGNGDVGLPDGDGIELMREILATEREILARELSTDVPQVWTLYKEVQRYWAQGLRPADDVIVVFTDDNWGNIRKHPDLSLPPHPGGYGLYYHFDYVGGGRNYKWVDTTLIANTWEQLNQAVSYGNDRLWVVNVGDMKGNELPLQFFLDYAWDPSALPVSRLSTWEREFASANFGAALASDIASVLHDYGRLQSRRKPELLNRKITLQADGTIGYDDQATPFSLVNYRELDTVTDEWQALAARASKISARLPAACRDAYFELVLYEVEASANLYALRRAEFTNLLYAAQGRASANGLAAVAEARFADDLALAAKYNTGVAGGKWNGFQTQPHIDYGDVARYGPNAPWQQPEKDNVALPDVLFPAVRRVPVPSGAEMGVAVDGSEQWWPAAAGRPVLPEFSPFQSTPAQYVDVFNRGRTPFRCTVTAGAPWVRVEPRGGRVDEELRMTVRIDWARAPKGTTTVPITVSGAGRSVVVDAVVRSADLPLSWRHGFVEAGGHVSMEADHGDAIAAAGVSWRRIPDLGRTGAGMTPFPVTAASREVGAGPRLEYRMTLVTAGPVTVWAYLSPRGNVLQGAGLRYAVSVDDAVPQVVNITKATGADDTTMNRQWERTTSDNVNLTSTRHVVAAPGPHVLKIWMIDPAVVVQKLVVDTGGLRPSYLGPPESKRLGKP